A region from the Mercenaria mercenaria strain notata chromosome 7, MADL_Memer_1, whole genome shotgun sequence genome encodes:
- the LOC128558785 gene encoding uncharacterized protein LOC128558785, whose amino-acid sequence MQSNNLLGNVYDMPLQNRQTSQRPSDYYNAPQRRLPNRRSDRNTNLLPRRLRKMYFGSRNNRQDNRANSGFFGPTFARPFIDRQMAVPGSSYVDTPVSTPPPQTPDVFVYQPGKEPYLSQEQQFLEQQFYLTNELPGSNQQQKPNETGQGRGQEQLAQQMKIVHARQEQLMREQFNGRGANIGTTDPNVERYGLMGPFDGGVPSVPGEVKRLNSMEGAEAQEAIHNVEALH is encoded by the exons ATGCAAAGCAACAATCTTCTAGGGAACGTTTATGACATGCCGTTACAAAATAGACAAACAAGTCAAAGACCCTCTGATTATTATAATGCGCCGCAGAGGAGACTACCAAACAGACGTAGTGATAGAAACACAAATCTATTACCTCGTAGATTACGTAAAATGTATTTCGGCTCTCGTAATAACAGGCAAGATAATAGAGCAAATTCTGGATTTTTTGGCCCAACATTCGCTAGGCCATTCATCGACAGACAGATGGCAGTTCCAGGTTCTAGTTACGTAGATACGCCTGTGAGCACGCCACCACCACAAACACCAGACGTGTTCGTTTACCAGCCTGGCAAAGAGCCATATCTTTCACAGGAGCAACAGTTTCTTGAACAGCAGTTTTACCTCACGAACGAACTACCAGGATCAAATCAACAGCAGAAGCCAAATGAGACTGGACAAGGTCGAGGACAAGAACAACTGGCACAACAGATGAAGATAGTACATGCGAGACAAGAGCAGTTAATGAGAGAACAATTCAATGGACGTGGTGCTAATATTGGAACAACTG atCCAAATGTAGAAAGATACGGTTTGATGGGACCATTCGATGGTGGCGTACCTTCTGTTCCAGGCGAAGTCAAACGATTGAATTCAATGGAGGGTGCAGAAGCTCAAGAAGCTATTCACAATGTGGAAGCTTTACATTAA